In one Corallococcus sp. EGB genomic region, the following are encoded:
- a CDS encoding sigma 54-interacting transcriptional regulator, whose amino-acid sequence MRFFLTLPDGRSIALEKPVVSVGSEPACDVVLSAPGVKRSHALLFRDARGWTVSASGPDRDVRVRGTRVELAALEVGESFSVGKASLTLTASEAPVHVAPAATPSRLLGVLMDFASRLLAQRPASELLEAALRGFAEVTAADVGFLVSVEGERRQVLGATDSVPASVVADSLVDQVVGSGTPVLVPDVAAEAALAGAPSVLALRLTSALVLPLRAASAPLCAVYLGRRLGSAPFSPRELEEATALSSLAALLLATSRELMELRAQVDSLTQRIASATFEGLIGESPAMRQLYRQIERLAPTSLHVLVLGETGTGKEEVARALHRRSGRRGRLVAINCAALPESLIERELFGHARGAFSGATSDRAGLVEAADGGTLFLDEIGDMPLSLQSRLLRVVQEHEVTRLGEHRPRKVDMRVIAATHQPLKALVARGAFREDLLFRLDEVRLEVPALRERGEDVLLIAHHVLKQQGARAGGFTQKAAEALRGHPFPGNVRELVSRVRRAAILASGELIGVEDLDLGADSAPLVPLDEARDAFVLRYVREAIARSGGSKKEAARALGIGLRSVFRYLGEEG is encoded by the coding sequence ATGCGCTTCTTCCTGACCCTGCCGGACGGACGTTCCATCGCGCTGGAGAAGCCGGTGGTGTCCGTGGGCTCCGAACCCGCGTGCGACGTCGTCCTCTCCGCGCCAGGAGTGAAGCGCAGCCATGCCCTGCTGTTTCGTGACGCGCGCGGGTGGACGGTGTCCGCCTCCGGCCCGGACCGCGACGTCCGGGTGCGCGGCACGCGCGTGGAGCTGGCTGCGCTGGAGGTGGGGGAGTCCTTCAGCGTGGGCAAGGCGTCGCTCACGCTGACGGCCTCCGAGGCCCCGGTCCATGTGGCGCCTGCCGCGACGCCGTCCCGCCTGCTGGGCGTGCTGATGGACTTCGCTTCCCGGCTGCTCGCGCAGCGGCCCGCGTCGGAGCTGCTGGAGGCGGCGCTGCGGGGCTTCGCGGAGGTCACCGCCGCGGACGTGGGCTTCCTCGTGTCGGTGGAGGGCGAGCGGCGTCAGGTGCTGGGGGCCACGGACTCCGTGCCGGCCTCGGTGGTGGCGGACAGCCTCGTGGACCAGGTCGTGGGCTCGGGGACTCCGGTGCTGGTGCCGGATGTCGCGGCCGAGGCGGCGCTCGCGGGGGCCCCCAGTGTGCTGGCCCTGCGGCTGACGTCCGCGCTCGTGCTGCCGCTTCGCGCGGCCTCCGCGCCACTTTGCGCCGTGTACCTGGGACGCCGCCTGGGCAGTGCTCCGTTCTCGCCCCGTGAGCTGGAGGAGGCCACGGCGCTTTCGTCGCTCGCGGCGCTGCTGCTGGCGACGTCGCGCGAGCTGATGGAGCTGCGCGCCCAGGTGGACAGCCTCACGCAGCGCATCGCCTCCGCCACGTTCGAAGGGCTCATCGGTGAATCGCCCGCCATGCGTCAGCTCTATCGGCAGATTGAGCGCCTGGCGCCGACGTCCCTGCACGTGCTCGTCCTGGGAGAGACGGGCACGGGGAAGGAGGAGGTGGCCCGCGCGCTGCACCGGCGAAGCGGCCGGCGCGGACGGCTGGTGGCCATCAACTGCGCGGCGCTCCCGGAGTCGCTCATCGAGCGCGAGTTGTTCGGCCACGCTCGCGGGGCGTTTTCTGGCGCGACCTCTGATCGGGCGGGGCTGGTGGAGGCGGCGGATGGGGGCACGCTCTTCCTGGATGAGATTGGAGACATGCCGCTGTCGCTCCAGTCGCGCCTGCTGCGCGTGGTCCAGGAGCACGAGGTGACGCGGCTCGGCGAGCACCGTCCCCGCAAGGTCGACATGCGCGTCATCGCAGCCACGCATCAGCCGTTGAAGGCGCTCGTCGCCCGCGGTGCCTTCCGCGAGGACCTCCTCTTCCGCCTGGACGAGGTGCGCCTGGAGGTGCCCGCGCTGCGGGAGCGCGGTGAGGACGTGCTGCTCATCGCGCACCATGTCCTGAAGCAGCAGGGGGCCAGGGCGGGGGGATTCACACAGAAGGCGGCGGAGGCGCTGCGCGGCCATCCCTTCCCGGGCAACGTCCGCGAGCTCGTGTCCCGCGTGCGGCGCGCGGCCATCCTCGCGTCTGGAGAGCTCATTGGCGTCGAGGATCTGGACCTGGGCGCGGACTCGGCGCCGCTGGTGCCCCTGGATGAAGCGCGGGATGCCTTCGTGCTGCGCTATGTGCGCGAGGCCATTGCCCGCAGCGGCGGCAGCAAGAAGGAAGCAGCCCGGGCCCTGGGCATTGGCCTGCGCTCCGTGTTCCGGTACCTGGGGGAAGAAGGCTGA
- a CDS encoding Dickkopf N-terminal cysteine-rich domain-containing protein — MRCLFAFLLVTLLAAPGCPLDIQVREEADAGCDESSCQQTCDADRECPAGQRCHSLYEVCEDGPRLTEPCSSSSDCASNARCMGGHCVRSCERGCPLGYQCGPESTCVETCEGRTGGHLSEYCETSMDCTPCGFCTDSGGGRKCHQPCRSDAECPGGGAGSCVPISGTGLRVCRP; from the coding sequence ATGCGCTGCCTGTTCGCGTTCCTCCTGGTCACGCTGCTCGCGGCCCCGGGCTGTCCGCTCGACATCCAGGTCCGTGAGGAGGCGGACGCGGGCTGTGACGAGAGCTCCTGCCAGCAGACGTGTGACGCCGACCGGGAGTGTCCGGCGGGGCAGCGCTGCCACTCCCTCTACGAGGTCTGCGAGGACGGTCCCCGCCTCACGGAGCCCTGTTCCAGCAGCTCCGACTGTGCGAGCAACGCGCGATGCATGGGCGGGCATTGCGTCCGAAGCTGCGAGCGGGGCTGCCCCCTGGGCTACCAGTGCGGACCGGAGTCCACGTGCGTCGAGACCTGTGAAGGACGCACGGGCGGGCACCTAAGTGAATACTGCGAGACCTCCATGGACTGCACTCCCTGTGGTTTCTGTACCGACTCGGGGGGTGGGAGAAAGTGCCACCAACCCTGCCGGTCGGACGCGGAGTGCCCCGGTGGGGGCGCCGGCTCGTGCGTGCCGATTTCCGGAACCGGCTTGCGCGTGTGTCGGCCGTGA
- a CDS encoding serine/threonine-protein kinase, whose translation MTGELLAGRYQLEQELGRGGMATVFLARDLRLSRRVAVKVLHPGLDARFTERFRQEAEVVASLQHPNVLAVHDFGEDAVRGPFLVCEWVQGESLRELARRLAPMPPEAVALLGWELARGLEAAHARGVVHRDIKPENVLVAHGGPLKLADFGIAALADRARLTSTGAVIGSLAYMAPERIDTGAWSPASDVYAVGVVLFELCSGRTPHAGEGSARLAVSAMTRDAPLLAEVSPGTPVPLSGLVARCLSRDARDRPADGAVLARELEAVVRPWVGAPSEASRAFFVAPEASVARWREDRFARLLDEGRVLLSAGQGAQAARCLNAALALRPGAPEVLALLRSRPMKQGLIRRAWGALARPWLHRTGTAAGGVHRRAQEQHRPIPGGVLLHGPQQPRLLAGARAARLSRRHRLKAGAALVGVLVGLGVWAGRVGRGTEGSLNRSVSVNAASPPGSDSRAAASTPVVPPPIAPAPASAESSAAPMTDASVTPAVAASRPLNRTVGTPARAARPDAQGRTARTASASPAPTAQPATPEPADAEVPVRVPDAQSFATITVATRPWAEVFVDGQSRGYTPRLRELRLSPGAHRLRFSNPLCEPVEEQLEVAAGESVSREVALRVRDAEVTIVAPAASRVFVDGREVGVAPLRDPVTLTHGGHVLSARDPGGNVLRHSLKAVAGTRTTVVLESSP comes from the coding sequence ATGACGGGCGAACTGCTGGCCGGCCGCTATCAGTTGGAGCAGGAGCTGGGGCGGGGCGGGATGGCGACGGTCTTCCTCGCCCGCGACCTGCGGCTGTCCCGCCGCGTGGCGGTGAAGGTGCTGCACCCGGGCCTGGACGCACGCTTCACCGAGCGCTTCCGCCAGGAGGCGGAGGTGGTGGCGTCGCTCCAGCACCCCAACGTGCTGGCGGTGCATGACTTTGGCGAGGACGCCGTGCGGGGCCCGTTCCTCGTCTGTGAATGGGTGCAGGGGGAGAGCCTGCGCGAGCTGGCGCGGCGCCTGGCTCCCATGCCGCCAGAGGCCGTTGCGCTCCTGGGCTGGGAGCTCGCCCGGGGGCTGGAGGCAGCGCACGCGCGCGGCGTGGTGCACCGGGATATCAAGCCGGAGAACGTGCTCGTGGCACATGGGGGGCCGCTGAAGCTCGCGGACTTCGGCATCGCCGCGCTGGCGGACCGGGCGCGGCTGACGAGCACCGGCGCAGTCATCGGCTCGCTCGCGTACATGGCTCCCGAGCGCATCGATACCGGTGCGTGGTCTCCGGCGTCGGATGTCTATGCCGTGGGGGTCGTGTTGTTCGAGCTGTGCTCGGGCAGGACACCGCATGCGGGAGAGGGCAGTGCGCGGCTGGCGGTTTCCGCAATGACTCGCGATGCGCCGCTACTGGCGGAGGTCTCGCCGGGCACGCCCGTGCCTCTGAGTGGACTGGTCGCGAGGTGCCTGTCACGGGATGCTCGTGACCGTCCCGCGGATGGCGCGGTGCTGGCTCGCGAGTTGGAGGCGGTGGTGCGCCCCTGGGTTGGTGCTCCCTCCGAAGCGTCCCGCGCCTTCTTCGTGGCCCCGGAGGCTTCCGTGGCCCGCTGGCGCGAGGACCGGTTCGCGCGGCTGTTGGACGAAGGCCGCGTGCTGCTCTCGGCAGGGCAGGGCGCTCAGGCCGCGCGGTGTCTCAATGCCGCGCTGGCACTTCGGCCTGGGGCGCCCGAGGTGCTGGCGCTTCTGCGCTCGCGTCCCATGAAGCAGGGGCTGATCCGGCGCGCTTGGGGAGCACTCGCGCGCCCATGGCTGCATCGGACGGGCACTGCGGCTGGAGGGGTGCACCGGCGTGCGCAGGAGCAGCACCGGCCCATTCCGGGTGGTGTGCTTTTGCACGGGCCACAGCAGCCGCGGCTCTTGGCGGGCGCGAGGGCCGCGCGTTTGTCGCGACGGCATCGGCTCAAGGCGGGCGCGGCACTCGTGGGCGTGCTGGTGGGCCTGGGCGTGTGGGCAGGGCGTGTGGGCAGGGGCACGGAGGGTTCTTTGAACCGCTCGGTGTCCGTGAACGCGGCCTCGCCACCCGGTAGCGATTCACGTGCAGCAGCGTCAACTCCCGTGGTGCCTCCGCCAATCGCGCCCGCGCCTGCAAGCGCGGAGTCCTCGGCCGCTCCCATGACGGACGCCAGCGTCACTCCTGCGGTGGCGGCCTCACGCCCCTTGAACCGGACGGTGGGCACGCCGGCAAGAGCCGCGCGTCCTGATGCGCAGGGCAGGACTGCTCGGACAGCGTCGGCTTCACCGGCCCCCACTGCCCAGCCCGCGACTCCGGAGCCCGCCGACGCGGAGGTGCCCGTGCGCGTTCCGGACGCCCAGTCCTTCGCGACGATCACGGTGGCGACGCGCCCGTGGGCCGAGGTGTTCGTGGACGGCCAGAGCCGTGGCTACACCCCACGGCTGCGCGAGCTGCGGCTCTCGCCCGGCGCGCACCGGCTCCGCTTCTCCAATCCGCTGTGCGAACCCGTCGAGGAACAGCTCGAAGTGGCCGCCGGTGAGTCTGTCTCCCGTGAAGTCGCCCTCCGCGTGCGCGACGCGGAAGTCACCATCGTCGCGCCCGCGGCATCCCGCGTCTTCGTCGACGGCAGGGAGGTGGGCGTGGCCCCGCTGCGCGACCCCGTGACGCTCACGCACGGCGGGCACGTCCTGTCCGCCCGCGACCCGGGAGGCAACGTGCTGAGGCACTCGCTGAAGGCGGTCGCGGGCACCCGCACCACGGTCGTGCTGGAGTCCTCGCCATGA